A window of the Tenebrio molitor chromosome 1, icTenMoli1.1, whole genome shotgun sequence genome harbors these coding sequences:
- the LOC138127143 gene encoding uncharacterized protein, translating into MPGALGTYFNLFVVRIGILLGFVQGIIWSILSLIAIVWHLSASHDEKITYLDPYQDILKTYLYYTFIKKNAPSTGMYVQPGGFFAVMFIYFFLSVAWTGVSAYVFAAHRNNFGVKKLGIALGVWAGIALATSIVDLVFCSCLGADYNTVLDHYLETEDVVIRLAYTYSTIGYGIVMVLAARGFVLWIINAILTGIIIKISLDMIYYKVNPVMDDDGFSTCSPRSVVNPRNFPDEARNFRINEIPVRRHTYALPSNDILSSSSVLGPVPGNLNYAFDPEVERRLSRYVQTPSPDLKFRFNK; encoded by the exons GTCCAGGGAATAATCTGGAGCATTCTCTCACTCATAGCAATCGTCTGGCACTTGTCAGCGAGTCACGacgaaaaaataacatatcTGGATCCCTACCAGgacattttgaaaacttaCTTGTACTACACATTCATCAAAA AAAATGCTCCTTCGACAGGGATGTATGTCCAGCCGGGCGGATTTTTCGCCGTCATGTTCATCTACTTCTTCCTCAGCGTTGCCTGGACAGGCGTCTCCGCCTACGTCTTCGCAG CCCACAGGAACAACTTCGGCGTTAAAAAACTTGGGATTGCGTTGGGTGTTTGGGCAGGTATCGCCCTAGCCACAAGTATTGTGGACCTGGTGTTTTGTTCGTGTCTCGGCGCCGACTACAACACCGTCCTGGACCACTACTTAGAA ACTGAAGATGTGGTAATAAGACTGGCGTACACTTACTCTACCATAGGCTACGGTATAGTAATGGTGCTCGCCGCCAGAGGGTTCGTCTTGTGGATTATCAACGCGATTCTCACCGGGATCATCATCAAGATTTCTCTCGACATGATATAC TACAAAGTGAATCCGGTGATGGACGATGATGGATTCAGCACTTGTTCTCCAAG GTCGGTAGTGAACCCTAGAAACTTCCCAGATGAAGCCAGAAACTTCCGGATTAACGAGATACCAGTTAGAAGACACACTTACGCTCTGCCTAGC AATGATATACTTAGCTCGTCCAGTGTTCTCGGTCCTGTCCCAGGCAATCTGAATTATGCTTTTGATCCTGAAGTCGAGAGGCGGCTCAGCAGATATGTTCAGACTCCAAGTCCAGATCTGAAGTTCAGATTCAACAAATGA